ACGCTGCCGCCGATCACCCCGACCGCCGCGAGGGCCAGCCACCGGCCGCGCGTGCGCGGCACGGTCAGGCGCGCCCCGGCTCGGGAGCCCAGCCCGACGACGGCGAGCAGCACGGCCGCCGCCACGAGGTTCTTGGCTGTCGTGTACACCGTGGCGTCGTCGAAGGCCTTGACGCCGTAGGCGTTCACGAAGACCGAGAAGCCGCTGATCGCGGCCGTGACGAGCGCGAGCAGTATGCCGGTGCGGCGGGTGGTGTTCATGGCTCCCTCATCTGTTCGGTGGGCTTAGCCTGTGCGGCGGTCCCTGCCTCTTCTGTGGTCTCTGCGAGCCGCGACGGTGCGGTGGACCGCAGCGCTGCGGCCTCGTACGCCTCCTGCGGCGACAGCCGGCGCAGGGCGAAGCCGGAGTGGCACAGCAGCCAGTCGCCCGGAGCGACGGCCCCGTCGAGGGTCAGCAGCGACACCGTCGCGGTGCGCACGGACGACCGCACCACGGCGGTGCCCACGTCCGGGGCCTCGAGCACCTCGGCCAGCTCACCCAGGCACACGGGCGGCTCCTTCCGGCGTGGTGGTCCCCTCCGACGCCTCCCGCACGACTGCGAGGACGCGGTCGACGGCGGTCGGCACGGCGGCGGCGACGGCGGGCGACAGTGGCGCGCCGTGGTCGAACGACGCCGCCTCGACACCCACCAGCACCACCCGGTCGGGCAGCCGGCGCAGCGCCCTGGCCAGCTCGACGGCGGAGGCCAGGCCGAACGCGTGGGTGCCACCGCGACCGGTCCGTCCCCAGGCAGACTCGCGCAGCCGCTCACCCAGCGCGCCCGTCTCGAGCACCGTCAGGGTGCCGGGTTCCGAGCCGGAGCGGACGGCGTCGACCACGACGGCGAGCTCGTGGCCCGACCACAGCTCGACCAGGTCGGTGGGGTCCTCGTGTGCGACGACGTCCACGCCCGGCACGTGGCACGCCGCGACCCCTCGCGCCACGACGACCCCCACGGCGTCATCGCCCCGGTGCGGGCTGCCCAGCCCCACCACGAGCGGTCGGGAGGTGACCGGCCCCGTCGGAGCACCCCTCACGCCCGTCATCCCCGGTCCACCGTGAGGTCGAGGAAGTGGGTGGCACAGGAGATGCACGGGTCGTAGTTGCGGATGGCCTGCTCGCAGCGGTGCTGCAGCGCGTGGTCGTCGAGCTGGGACCAGCTCTGCACCATGGTGCGCAGGTCGGCCTCGACACTCGGCTGGTTCTGCGAGGTCGGCGGCACGATCTGCGCGTCGCGGATGATGCCCTCGTCGTCGAGGACGTAGCGGTGGAACAACACCCCTCGGGGCGCCTCGCTGGCGCCGAAGCCCTCGCCCGCCCGGGGCGGGACGGGCACGCTGGCCGGGCCGCTGCCCGTCCAGCCGTCGATGATGCGCAGCGCCTCGTGGTAGGCCTCCACCAGCTCGACGGCCCGGACGATGATCGAGCGGAACGGGTTGCGGCAGGTGTCGCCGAGCCCGGCCTCGCGGGCCGCCTCCCGGGCCACGTCGCTGAGCCGGTCGGCGTTCAGGGAGTAGCGGGCCAGCGGGCCCACGACGTAGGGGTCGGGTGAGCCGTCGAGGCGCGCGTGCAGGGCGTTGGAGTGGGGGACGTGGAACTCCTCGATGTGCTTCGTGAAGTCGCGCACGGCGAAGGCCCCGCCGGAGGACGTGACGACGCTCCCGGCCTCGATGGGGTACCCGCTCTCGGCCCGCAGTGCGAGGTACTCGTAGGGCTGCTCCAGGTCGGGGAACTCGAACCCGGCCACGAGCTTCACGGTCTGCACCGCCTCGTCGAGGGCCCGCTGCAGCCGGGGCCGCACGGCCCGCAGCTCCTCGCGGGTGGGGTACCGGTAGAACCCGCCGACCTTGACGTTGACGGGGTGCACCGATCGACCGCCGACGGTGTCCATGAGGTCGTTGCCGGCCTTCTTGATCCGCAGGCCCCGCTCGACCACGTCGGGGTGGTCGGCAGCCATCTCGACCGCGCCGTCGTAGCCGAGGAAGTCGGGCGCGTGCAGGAGGAAGACGTGCAGGGCGTGGCTCTCGATCCACTCGCCGCAGTACAGCAGCCGCCGCATGAGCCGGATCTCCTCCGGCACCTCCACCCCGCAGGCGTCCTCGACCGCCCAGCACGAGCTCATCTGGTAGGCCACCGGGCAGATCCCGCAGATGCGCGCGGTGATGTCCGGCGGCTCCGTGTGGGCGCGGCCGCGCAGGAACGCCTCGTAGAACCGGGGCGGCTCGTAGATGCGCAGCTGCACGTCGGTGACCGTGCCGTCGCGGTACTCGATGTGCATCGCCCCCTCGCCCTCGACCCGCGCCAGGGTGCCGACGTGCATCACCTGGCCGCCGTCGGTGAGCTTGTGGCTCATGCGTCCTCCCCCTCTCCCGCCGGTGGCCCTCCCTGCTCGTGCCGCTCGCTCTCCCGGCGGAACGGCTCCGAGGCCGCGTTGAAGGTCCGGAAGATGCGCACTACCTCGGGCTCGCTCATCCCGAGCTCTCTGAGCCCGTGGGCGATCGAGACGGTGTTGGGTGTGTCCTGGGGGCCGAAGCAGCCGTAGCAGCCGCGGTCGAAGCTCGGGCACAGGGCACCGCACCCTGCCTGGGTGACCGGCCCGAGGCACGGCGTCCCGTGGGCCACGGTCACGCAGACGTTGCCCCGCCGCTTGCACTCGACGCACACGCTGTGCGACGGGATCCGCGGCTTGCGGTCCTGGATCGACGCGGCGAGCACCTCGAGCAGCTGGCGCTTGTTGATCGGGCAGCCGCGCAGCTCGAAGTCGACGGAGACGTGCGCCGAGATCGGCGTGGAGCGCGACAGCGTCGACAGGTACTCCGGGTGGGCGTAGACGATCGAGCGGAACTCGGCGACGTCGCCGAAGTTGCGCAGCGCCTGGATCCCGCCGGCCGTGGCGCACGCGCCGATGGTGATCAGCCGGCGCGACACCTGGCGCACGTGCTGGATGCGCTCGAGCTCCTCCGGGGTCGTGATCGAGCCCTCGACCAGCGAGACGTCGTAGGGCCCCTCCACCACCGCGCGGGTGGCCTCGGGGAAGTAGGCGATCTCCACCTCGCCCGCGAGGCGGAGCAGCTCGTCCTCGCAGTTGAGCAGCGTGAGCTGGCAGCCGTCGCAGGAGGCGAACTTCCACACGGCGAGCGTCGGCCGCGTACGTTCGGTGGCCGTTGCGTCGGATCGGTCGGTGACGGTCATGGCTAGAGCTCCGCCCGGGCCATCAGGGGCTCGAGGACGTCGTAGGTGAGCACCGGGCCGTCCACGCAGAGGAAGTACTCGCGCAGCTGGCAGTGGCCGCAGAGGCCGACCCCGCACTTCATGTTGCGCTCCATCGACAGCCGCAGCCGCGCCGGGGGGACGCCGCGGGCGCGCAGGGCCATCGCGGCATACCGCATCATGACCTCCGGCCCGCACACGAGGGCCAGCGTGTTCACGGCGTCGAAGCCACCCCGCTCCACCAGCTGGGTGACCAGGCCGACCCGCCCCTGCCAGGCGTGCTGTCCGTTGTCGACGGTGACCTGCACGTCGACGGCGTGGTCGGCGGCCCAGCGGCGCAGGTCGTCACCGAAGAGGATGTCCTCGGGGGTGCGGGCGCCGTAGAGCAGCAGCACGCGGCCGTAGGACGCGCGGTCGGCGCACACCTCGAGGACGGCCGGGCGCAGGGGTGCCAGGCCGATGCCGCCGGCGACGAAGACGACGTCGCCACCGCGTCCGGACGACACCTCCCAGCCGGTGCCGAACGGACCTCGTATGCCGAGCTCGGCGCCGGGTGCGGCGTGCACCAGCGCCCGCGTGACCGCGCCGACGTTCCGAATCGTGTGCTCGAGGACCGCGGGCCGGGCCGGGTCGCCGCTGATGGAGATCGGCGCCTCCCCCGCGCCGAACGCCTGCATCATCGTGAACTGGCCGGCGGCGAACGGCATCGGCACCCCGTCGACCGGCTCGAGCACGAGCGTCCAGGTGTCGCGGGTGTCCTGCCGGTGGCGCCGGACGACGAACGGCCGGGGCAGGAAGGGGTCGCGCGGGCGCGCTGCCCGGGAGCCGGCACCGGCCACCGCCGTCATACCGGGGCTCCGTAGACGTCGAGCAGGCGGATGCGCGCGGAGTGCAGCCTGGTGGACATCACCTGCACCACCCGCTGCAGCATCGCGTAGCCGACAGCCGGGTCGGTGTCGCACTTGTCGCGCAGGCAGGCGCCGTCGAAGGCGATGGCGCTGGTCTCCTCGGTGGCCCGCGCGTCGAAGAGCCAGCGGTAGGGCGGCACGAGCCACGACCAGCCCACGACGTCGTCGGCGTGGGCGCTGTCGACGACCACCGGCGAGCCTGCGGGCGCATGCACCTCGAGGCTGACCCGGCCGTGCCGGATCACGTAGAAGGTGTCCGCCGGCTCGCCCTCGTGGAACAGGTGCTGGCCCGGGTGGAAGTGCACGTTGACGGCGCACCCCGCGACCAGCGCGACGAGCGGCTCCGGCAGACCCGCGAAGAAGGGGTGCTGGGGAAGGTACTCGGCGATGGTCTGCACGGCGGTCGTCTCCTCACTCGGGCGCCGGGTCGGGCGGGCTCAGGGGTGCCGGGAGGTTCGAGCCGCGCACCCCGCGCAGAGCGGCCGCCTCCTCGGTGATGTCGATCCCGGCCGGGCACCAGGTGACACAGCGGCCACAGCCGACGCACCCCGAGGACCCGAACTGGTCGTGCCAGGAAGCGAGCTTGTGGGTCATCCACTGGCGGTAGCGGGACCGGGTCGAATCGCGGACGGTGCCGCCGTGGATGTAGGAGAAGTCCGCGTTGAAGCACGAGTCCCAGACGCGGTGGCGGTCGGCGGACTCCCCGCTGAGGTCGGAGACGTCCTCCACCGTGGTGCAGAAGCACGTGGGGCACACCATGGTGCAGTTGGTGCAGGCCAGGCACCTCGAGGCGACGTCGTCCCACCGGGGGCTGTCGACGCTGGCGTAGAGCAGGTCGCGGATCCCGTCGGTGTCGAGCCGGCGCCCCATCCGCTGCGCCGCCTGGTCGGACACGGCACCTGCCGCGGCCAGGTCGCCCGCGGCGGCCGCCGTCGCCCCGATCTCGTCGAGCAGGGCCCCACCCCGCTCGCTGCCGACCTCGACGACGAACCGGTGCTCCGGTTCCAGCAGCTCGGTGAGGGACAGGTCGAACGGCGCCCCGCGGCCCTGCTCGGGCCGCGGTCCGGTGCCCATCGACACACAGAAGCAGGTGCCGCCGGGGTCGGAGCAGGCGACCGCGATGACGAAGGCCCCCTCGCGGCGCTGGGCGTAGTGCGCGTCGGTGAAGCCGCGGCCCGTGAGCACGGTGTCGTGGATGCCGACCGCGCTGAGGTCGCAGGAGCGCACGCCGAGCAGGGCAGTGGGCCGCTGGTCGGCGCCGTCCTCGTCCTCCACGTGGGTCCCGCCGGTCGGGCTGCCCGGCGCGCCACCGACCTCGAAGCCGGTGCCGCCCGCCGTGCGCTGCCCCCGCCACAGCAGCTCGTCGGTCGGGAAGAACACCGGTTTGGCCGACTGCGCCCCGGCGGCGAACCCGAAGAGTGCCTCGTCGTCCCGACGGCGCAGGCGATATCGGCCGGGCTCCTGGTCGTCGCCCCAGCCGCGCGGCAGGTCGGCCACCGCGGTGATCTCCGCGTTGACGACGGCACCGCCTCGCACCGTGGGGCCCATCACGCGGTAGCCGCGCGCGACGAGGGCGTCGAGCAGGGACTGCAGGCCGGTCTCGTCGATCAGCCGTGTGTCCACCATGACGCCCCCCGCTAGGAGCCCAACGAGATCTCTCCCTCACCACGGTAGGCGGGTTCGTCCCCCGGCGAGGGCGGTTTGCCAAGGCCCGGGAAGAGGTCGTCGCCGCGGCGGTGCCGGATGCCCTGGCTGGAGTTACGCTGGCCGGGTGAGCCTGCTCACGGGACGGACCGGGCAATCCGGGAGCCACCTTGCGCTCGTCTACCACGGCGTCGACGAGTTCGTCGGCCGGGTGAGCGGGTACGTGCGCGCCGGGCTGGCCCTCGACGAGCCGGTGCTGGTGCTGGCCTCGCGCGAGAAGGTGGCGCGGGTGCGCGACGAACTGGGGGCCGTTGCGGCAGCCGTGGAGTTCGCCGATGCCGAGGTCGGCTACCACCCCCAGCTCCGGGCGACCTACGAGTGCCTGGACTACATCCAGCGACAGGGGGGCCGCCGCTCGCGGGTGGTGGCCGAGCAGGCTCTCGGCAGGCGCTCGCCCATGGAGGTGGCCGACTACCTTCGGATGGAGTCCGCGGCCAACGTGGTCTACCAGCCCTACCCCGTCGAGATCCTCTGCCCGTACGACGCCTCAGCCCTGAGCAGCGACCTGATCGAGGCGTGTCACCGCACCCACGCGGAGCTGCTGGAGGACGACGGGGCCCGGCGAAGTGCCTTGTTCGTCGACCCGCACCGCTTCATCCCGGACAGCACGACGGTGCCTGCGCCCCCGGCCTCCGCGCCCGCCATCAGCTGCCTCACGGGAGCCGACGTCCCCAGCGCGCGCCGCTTCGCGCGCGAGGAGGTGCGGCGGGCCGGGCTGCCCGACGACGTGGTCGACGACGTGGTCCTCGCCGTCAGCGAGCTGGTGTCCAACGCGCTCACCCACGGTCGTCCGCCTGCCCGCCTGGCGGTCTACACCGAGCACGCGCCGGGGCAGGTGCCGGTGCTGGTCTGCCACGTCCGCGACGACGGGGGCGGCCCCGTAGACGCGCTCGCCGGCTACGCGCCGCCCGCGGACCTCGGCACCAACGGCCGCGGCCTGTGGATGGCCCGGCAGCTGTGCGACTCCGTGGAGGTCAGCACCGACGGTGGGACGACCGACGTGCGCGTGCTGTCGCTGCTCCCGACTGGCTAGGGCTGCACGGGGATGCGGGCGGCGAAGTCCTCCACCTTGTGCTGCCAGCCCTCCTCGAGCGGACCCTTCAGGCCCGTCACGAGCACCCTGTCCTCGGCGACCTCGGTGAGCCCCTTGGCCTGCAGCGCCTCGTTCATCAGGGGCCGCACCCGCTGCCACCGGGCCTGCTCCTCCTCGGTCGGCATCCGGCCCGTCTTCTTGTCCGGCTGGGGCGCGGCCTCCGTGGTCAGCAGGGCATACCTCGTCCCGGGGGCGAGATCCACCTTCTTCAGGAAGCGCCGCATGCCGCCGATGGGACGTCCCATCCGCCCCGGTGAGCTGAAGAGGTAGAGGTCGGCCGACGGCAGCTCCTGCGGCCGCACGTCACGGATGTGGTGCACCGCCACCGCTACCCCCCTGGCCTCCATTCGGTGCTTGAACTCCTGCGCCACCTGGGCGCCGTTCCCGTACTTGGACGCGTGGACGTACTCGATCCTCATGCCTCCATGGGGACCGAGGGTGCACGGCACCCGTCAGGGCCGAACGTCCCCCAGATCGAGTTCAGGTTCGATGCGCGCCCAGACCAGCTTGCCGCCGTCGCCGGTCGGCAGCGCCCCGCAGGCCTGCGACAGCGCCTCGACCACGACGAGCCCTCGACCGTTGAGCGAGTCGTGGTCGGCGTCGACGGTGGCCGGTGCGTCGCGGGCCTGGTCGCGCACCCCCACCCGCACCATCGCCACCCCGTCGCTGACCAGCACCACGCGGACCTGCTCGGCCGTGTGCTGCACCGCGTTCGCGGCCAGCTCACTGACCACGAGGGCGCCGGCATCCGCGCAGGGGGCGACGTGCCACTCCTCGCAGGTGCGAGCGAGGAACCGACGGGCTGCCCCCACCGAGGCGGGGTGCCGCGGCAGGGCCAGTTCGGCCCGGAGCAGGTGTGGTCCGTCGGCGACCAGGGCGGTGGCAGCCAGCATCGAGGACGCGAACGCCAGGCGTGACGTCCCGAGCCGCTCCCGCAGCGCCTCCCGCACCTGCGCGTTCCCACAGGCCACCACGACAGGCGTCTCGGGCCAGGCGTCGGCGTGCCGGGTCAGGGGCGACAGCGAGGCGACCGAGGTGTCGGTGAGCTCGTCCATCCCGTCCGGCAGCACGAGCACGACACCGTCGGGGCACTCCGCGAGCGCGGTCTGGACGGCGTGGTCGACGTCGTCGCCGAGGTCCTCGAGGGGCGCGTCGGCCTCCACGATCCAGACGTCGCCAAAGGGGTAGACCCTCAGGCCGCCGGCTCGGCCGACGGTCGCCGGTGCCGCCCAGTTCGCACCGGCCCACGAGCGTCGCGCACCCTTGCCACTCATCGAATCCCATCTCGCAGCCTTGCCCTGCCGCCTCGAACGCTACTCCCGACCCGAGATGTCCGCCCGGGATAGCGCCGCCGGTGGCAGAGTGGGCGGTGCGACCACGGGCTCGCCCGTGTGCGGACCGAGGCACGGGGAAGGGAGCATGGAGACCTCCACGACCCAGTCCGACCCCTCCCTGCTCGAGGCCTCGTCCGTGGCGAGCGAGCTGGGCTCGGACCCCGCGACCGGGCTCAGCCCCCAGGAGGCGGCTGCGCGTCTGGCCAGCGTGGGGCCCAACGAGATCGCGTCCGCTCCCCCGGTGCCCGCCTGGCGCCGCTTCCTCGAGCACTTCCGCGACCCGCTGGTCTACCTGCTCCTCGCCGCGATCGTCGTCTCGCTCGTCGCGTGGGCGTTCGAGGGCGCCGAGGGGCTGCCGTTCGACGCGATCGTCATCGCGGTCATCGTCGTGCTCAACGCGGTGCTCGGGCACCTCCAGCAGGCGCGGGCCGAGCACGCGGTCGAGGCGCTGCAGCGGATGAGCGCGACCACCGCCACGGTGGTGCGCGGCGGGGCGCAGGTGCGGGTGCCCACCCGCGAGCTCGTGCCCGGCGACATCCTCCTGCTGGCCGAGGGCGACACCGTCGCTGCCGACGCCCGGCTTCTGAGCGCCTCGACCTTGAAGGTCTCCGAGGCCTCGCTCACCGGGGAGAGCGAAGCGGTGCTGAAGGATGCCGCGCCGCTGCGCGCCCCCGCCGCACTGGGCGACCGGCTCAACATGGTGTTCAACGGCACGGCGGTCAGCCAGGGAGTGGGACGCGCCGTGGTCACCGACACGGGCATGGCCACCCAGATGGGGCAGGTCGCCGACCTGCTGCACGTTACCAGGGAGGACCCCACCCCCCTGCAGCGGGAGATCGCCCGGGTGGGCCGGATGCTCGGCACCGCGGTCGTCGTCATCGCCCTGGTCGTCATGACCACGGTGTTCCTCTTCTTCGGCGTCGAGAGCGCCGACGACGTCGTCACCACCCTGCTGCTCGGGGTGTCCCTCGCCGTCGCCGCCGTGCCCGAGGGGCTCCCCGCAGTGTTGTCCGTGGTGCTCGCCCTCGGGGTGCAGCGCATGGCCGCGCACCACGCCATCGTCAAGAAGCTGTCCTCGGTCGAGACGCTGGGGTCGGCCTCGGTG
This Knoellia sp. p5-6-4 DNA region includes the following protein-coding sequences:
- a CDS encoding HypC/HybG/HupF family hydrogenase formation chaperone, translated to MCLGELAEVLEAPDVGTAVVRSSVRTATVSLLTLDGAVAPGDWLLCHSGFALRRLSPQEAYEAAALRSTAPSRLAETTEEAGTAAQAKPTEQMREP
- a CDS encoding hydrogenase maturation protease encodes the protein MRGAPTGPVTSRPLVVGLGSPHRGDDAVGVVVARGVAACHVPGVDVVAHEDPTDLVELWSGHELAVVVDAVRSGSEPGTLTVLETGALGERLRESAWGRTGRGGTHAFGLASAVELARALRRLPDRVVLVGVEAASFDHGAPLSPAVAAAVPTAVDRVLAVVREASEGTTTPEGAARVPG
- a CDS encoding Ni/Fe hydrogenase subunit alpha is translated as MSHKLTDGGQVMHVGTLARVEGEGAMHIEYRDGTVTDVQLRIYEPPRFYEAFLRGRAHTEPPDITARICGICPVAYQMSSCWAVEDACGVEVPEEIRLMRRLLYCGEWIESHALHVFLLHAPDFLGYDGAVEMAADHPDVVERGLRIKKAGNDLMDTVGGRSVHPVNVKVGGFYRYPTREELRAVRPRLQRALDEAVQTVKLVAGFEFPDLEQPYEYLALRAESGYPIEAGSVVTSSGGAFAVRDFTKHIEEFHVPHSNALHARLDGSPDPYVVGPLARYSLNADRLSDVAREAAREAGLGDTCRNPFRSIIVRAVELVEAYHEALRIIDGWTGSGPASVPVPPRAGEGFGASEAPRGVLFHRYVLDDEGIIRDAQIVPPTSQNQPSVEADLRTMVQSWSQLDDHALQHRCEQAIRNYDPCISCATHFLDLTVDRG
- a CDS encoding FAD/NAD(P)-binding protein yields the protein MTAVAGAGSRAARPRDPFLPRPFVVRRHRQDTRDTWTLVLEPVDGVPMPFAAGQFTMMQAFGAGEAPISISGDPARPAVLEHTIRNVGAVTRALVHAAPGAELGIRGPFGTGWEVSSGRGGDVVFVAGGIGLAPLRPAVLEVCADRASYGRVLLLYGARTPEDILFGDDLRRWAADHAVDVQVTVDNGQHAWQGRVGLVTQLVERGGFDAVNTLALVCGPEVMMRYAAMALRARGVPPARLRLSMERNMKCGVGLCGHCQLREYFLCVDGPVLTYDVLEPLMARAEL
- a CDS encoding cyclic nucleotide-binding domain-containing protein; amino-acid sequence: MQTIAEYLPQHPFFAGLPEPLVALVAGCAVNVHFHPGQHLFHEGEPADTFYVIRHGRVSLEVHAPAGSPVVVDSAHADDVVGWSWLVPPYRWLFDARATEETSAIAFDGACLRDKCDTDPAVGYAMLQRVVQVMSTRLHSARIRLLDVYGAPV
- a CDS encoding 4Fe-4S dicluster domain-containing protein; the protein is MVDTRLIDETGLQSLLDALVARGYRVMGPTVRGGAVVNAEITAVADLPRGWGDDQEPGRYRLRRRDDEALFGFAAGAQSAKPVFFPTDELLWRGQRTAGGTGFEVGGAPGSPTGGTHVEDEDGADQRPTALLGVRSCDLSAVGIHDTVLTGRGFTDAHYAQRREGAFVIAVACSDPGGTCFCVSMGTGPRPEQGRGAPFDLSLTELLEPEHRFVVEVGSERGGALLDEIGATAAAAGDLAAAGAVSDQAAQRMGRRLDTDGIRDLLYASVDSPRWDDVASRCLACTNCTMVCPTCFCTTVEDVSDLSGESADRHRVWDSCFNADFSYIHGGTVRDSTRSRYRQWMTHKLASWHDQFGSSGCVGCGRCVTWCPAGIDITEEAAALRGVRGSNLPAPLSPPDPAPE
- a CDS encoding sensor histidine kinase, which encodes MSLLTGRTGQSGSHLALVYHGVDEFVGRVSGYVRAGLALDEPVLVLASREKVARVRDELGAVAAAVEFADAEVGYHPQLRATYECLDYIQRQGGRRSRVVAEQALGRRSPMEVADYLRMESAANVVYQPYPVEILCPYDASALSSDLIEACHRTHAELLEDDGARRSALFVDPHRFIPDSTTVPAPPASAPAISCLTGADVPSARRFAREEVRRAGLPDDVVDDVVLAVSELVSNALTHGRPPARLAVYTEHAPGQVPVLVCHVRDDGGGPVDALAGYAPPADLGTNGRGLWMARQLCDSVEVSTDGGTTDVRVLSLLPTG
- a CDS encoding ATP-binding protein, which gives rise to MSGKGARRSWAGANWAAPATVGRAGGLRVYPFGDVWIVEADAPLEDLGDDVDHAVQTALAECPDGVVLVLPDGMDELTDTSVASLSPLTRHADAWPETPVVVACGNAQVREALRERLGTSRLAFASSMLAATALVADGPHLLRAELALPRHPASVGAARRFLARTCEEWHVAPCADAGALVVSELAANAVQHTAEQVRVVLVSDGVAMVRVGVRDQARDAPATVDADHDSLNGRGLVVVEALSQACGALPTGDGGKLVWARIEPELDLGDVRP